A single window of Actinomycetes bacterium DNA harbors:
- a CDS encoding DinB family protein, translating to MLDRRAEIVKTLRATPVVLRTLVAGVEDARVRRRPTEGEWAIIEVVAHLADTEERALARVRRMLDEDTPFLEPFDQEALANQRHYLDLDLTGELTRLEQLRRHHLAVLEGLDASGWERTGRHGEHGELSVELYETHVAAEEVDHLAQIARLL from the coding sequence ATGCTTGACCGTCGAGCGGAGATCGTCAAGACCCTGCGGGCCACCCCGGTAGTGCTCCGAACGCTTGTCGCCGGGGTCGAGGACGCCCGGGTGCGCCGGCGGCCCACCGAGGGCGAGTGGGCCATTATCGAGGTCGTCGCCCACCTGGCCGACACCGAGGAACGGGCGCTGGCCCGGGTGCGCCGCATGCTGGACGAGGACACCCCGTTCTTGGAGCCGTTCGACCAGGAGGCCCTGGCCAACCAGCGCCACTACCTCGACCTTGACCTCACGGGGGAGCTGACTCGCTTGGAGCAGCTCCGCCGCCACCACCTGGCCGTGCTGGAAGGGCTGGACGCGTCGGGTTGGGAGCGCACCGGTCGGCATGGGGAGCACGGCGAGTTGTCGGTGGAGCTGTACGAGACCCACGTCGCCGCTGAGGAGGTCGACCACCTGGCCCAGATCGCCAGGCTCCTATAG